A genomic region of Friedmanniella luteola contains the following coding sequences:
- a CDS encoding Cgl0159 family (beta/alpha)8-fold protein, with protein MASVGEINEVRAREPQRIAQLLAGRSRRPEVFGVDGRLMILACDHPARGALAAAGRPTAMNDRRDLLARLATALARPGVDGLLATADIAEDLLLLGALEDKLVFSSMNRGGLQGATFELDDRRTGYDVQGTVEARFDGAKMLTRIDLDDPGTVATLEQCGQAVTELNRARLVALVEPFMSRRVDGRVANDLSPDAVIKSVHIAQGLGATSAYTWLKLPVVEEMERVMDATTLPTLLLGGDPDGAPDETYARWQAALALPSVRGLVLGRTMLYPGDDDVTKAVDTAVSMVR; from the coding sequence GTGGCCTCGGTCGGGGAGATCAACGAGGTCCGGGCCCGCGAGCCCCAGCGCATCGCGCAGCTGCTGGCCGGTCGGAGCCGGCGGCCGGAGGTCTTCGGGGTCGACGGGCGGCTGATGATCCTGGCGTGCGACCACCCCGCGCGGGGTGCCCTGGCCGCCGCCGGTCGACCGACCGCCATGAACGACCGGCGGGACCTGCTGGCACGGCTCGCCACCGCTCTCGCCCGGCCCGGGGTCGACGGACTGCTCGCGACGGCGGACATCGCCGAGGACCTGCTGCTCCTCGGCGCCCTGGAGGACAAGCTCGTGTTCTCCTCCATGAACCGCGGCGGGCTGCAGGGCGCCACGTTCGAGCTGGACGACCGGCGCACCGGCTACGACGTCCAGGGCACCGTCGAGGCCCGCTTCGACGGCGCCAAGATGCTCACCCGCATCGACCTCGACGACCCGGGCACCGTGGCCACCCTCGAGCAGTGCGGCCAGGCCGTCACCGAGCTGAACCGCGCCCGGCTGGTCGCCCTGGTCGAGCCGTTCATGTCCCGGCGCGTCGACGGCAGGGTCGCCAACGACCTCAGCCCGGACGCGGTGATCAAGTCGGTCCACATCGCCCAGGGCCTCGGGGCCACCAGCGCCTACACCTGGCTGAAGCTGCCGGTCGTCGAGGAGATGGAGCGGGTCATGGACGCGACGACCCTGCCCACCCTGCTGCTCGGCGGCGACCCCGACGGCGCGCCGGACGAGACCTACGCGCGCTGGCAGGCGGCGCTGGCCCTGCCGTCGGTCCGCGGTCTGGTGCTCGGCCGGACCATGCTCTACCCGGGCGACGACGACGTGACCAAGGCCGTCGACACCGCCGTCTCGATGGTCCGGTGA
- the iolB gene encoding 5-deoxy-glucuronate isomerase yields MSGVGDLFLPAGRAARGDYDVEVTPASASWGYSSLRVLTLPPAGTHTLHTGDAEVVVVPLSGAVAVEVDGAHLELDGRPDVFAGPTDFAYLPVDQVATLHSAAGGRFALCGARTDRVLPVRYGPAAQVPVELRGAGQSSRQVRNFATPEALEAGAIIACEVITPGGNWSSYPAHKHDEATATESELEEIYYFEIASGPHGEPGLGFMRTSSSPGHPIDLLEEVHDRDTVLVPHGWHGPCVAAPGYAMYYLNVMAGPSPERAWLISDHPDQTWVRGTWAEQDVDPRLTAAEEG; encoded by the coding sequence GTGAGCGGAGTGGGCGACCTGTTCCTGCCCGCCGGCCGTGCGGCCCGGGGCGACTACGACGTCGAGGTCACCCCGGCGTCGGCGTCCTGGGGCTACTCCAGCCTCCGGGTTCTGACGTTGCCGCCGGCCGGCACGCACACGCTGCACACCGGCGACGCCGAGGTGGTCGTGGTGCCGCTGAGCGGCGCGGTGGCCGTCGAGGTGGACGGGGCGCACCTCGAGCTCGACGGCCGGCCCGACGTGTTCGCCGGGCCCACCGACTTCGCCTACCTGCCCGTCGACCAGGTGGCCACCCTGCACTCCGCGGCCGGCGGCCGCTTCGCGCTCTGCGGCGCCCGCACCGACCGGGTGCTGCCCGTGCGGTACGGGCCGGCGGCACAGGTGCCCGTCGAGCTCCGGGGGGCCGGCCAGTCCAGCCGCCAGGTCCGCAACTTCGCCACCCCCGAGGCCCTGGAGGCCGGCGCGATCATCGCGTGCGAGGTGATCACGCCCGGCGGCAACTGGTCGTCCTACCCGGCGCACAAGCACGACGAGGCCACGGCCACCGAGTCCGAGCTGGAGGAGATCTACTACTTCGAGATCGCCTCGGGCCCGCACGGCGAACCCGGGCTGGGCTTCATGCGCACCTCCTCCTCGCCGGGGCACCCGATCGACCTCCTCGAAGAGGTCCACGACCGGGACACGGTGCTGGTACCGCACGGCTGGCACGGTCCCTGCGTCGCCGCCCCCGGCTACGCCATGTACTACCTGAACGTGATGGCTGGTCCCTCGCCGGAACGGGCCTGGCTCATCTCCGACCACCCCGACCAGACCTGGGTGCGCGGCACCTGGGCCGAGCAGGACGTCGACCCCCGACTCACCGCTGCCGAGGAAGGCTGA